From the genome of Candidatus Zixiibacteriota bacterium:
TATGGTCGGACGCATATCTTTCAGAAATACCGGAGAATAGAGATGAAGAATTACATTATAGGCCTGGCCTTACTACTTTTCGTGACCCCTGTCTTTGGGCAGCAGACATCCGAGGAGGCGGCCCTGAAAGCCGCATTCATAATCGACCTTCTGGGACAGGTGGAATGGCCCGCCGATACCGTGGCGAATCAGATAACGGTTATATCGGTAGTGGGTCAGTCTCCTCTGACCGGCGAACTTCAGAAACTGGCCCAGCAGAAAACAGCCGCAGGTAGAAAAATCGAAGTCCATGTTGTCTCGGCCAAGGATAATTTCATCCGCTCCAAAATTGTTGTTATCGCCACTCAGGACCTGACCGAACTGGCCGCCGTTCTCAAAGCGTTAAAAGGCCTGCCGGCACTGACAGTCAGCGATGGTGATGGTTTCGCGGGATTCGGCGTGATGGTCGATTTTCTTAAGAAAGCTCCCGATGACAAATCGAAACTGAGCTTTGCGGTCAACAAGATGGTGCTGAAAGAGGCCGGGCTTAAGATCAGCGAGAATCTTATCAAGCAGGCCAAGAAGACTTACGGATGAAAAATTATCATTATCCCAGATGAGCTGTACCGAGCACAATCCGCCCCTCCGGGCGGATTTTTTATTGGCAGGGATGATCCGGTCGGCTGCCCTGCGCGGCTGATCGCCCGCAGGAAATGCGAATATTCTACACTTTCGGCAGGCCGGCCAGTATCTGTTTGACTTTCGCCTCCGGAAAATCGGAATCTTCCAGTGTGCCGTAAAGATATTTCTCGTACGCCGTCAGATCGAAATGACCATGTCCGCTCAAAAGAAAGGCAATCACTTTCTTCTCCCCCAATTCCCGGCACTTTATAGCTTCATCAATCGCAATCTTGATTGCATGGGCGCTTTCCGGCGCCGGCAAAATTCCCTCGGTGCGGGCAAACATCACCGCCGCATCGAAGACCTCTTTCTGGCGCACCGCCACCGCCTCTATCAGTCCCTCATCGTGCAACAGGCAGAGAAGCGGGGCATCGCCGTGATAGCGCAACCCGCCGGCATGTATCGCCGCCGGAACAAACGAATGCCCCAGCGTATGCATCATCAGAAGCGGCGTCAATCCCACCGTGTCACCAAAATCGTAATGGTACAGCCCTTTGGTAAGCGTGGGGCAGGCGGTCGGCTCCACGGCAATCAGTCGGATCGAGGTTTTACCGTCCATATTCCCTCTCACGAACGGGAATACAAACCCGGAGAAATTGCTTCCCCCGCCGACACAACCGATCATCATATCGGGGCTGATCCCGGCCTTATCAAATTGCTCTTTGGTCTCCAGGCCGGTAATAGTCTGGTGCAGAAGGACATGATTGAGTACCGAACCAAGCGCGTACTTGGTATCCTCATGCTTGGCGGCGTCCTCCACCGCCTCGCTGATGGCAATACCGAGACTCCCCGGAGAATCAGGGGCATCAGCCAGTATCTTTTTGCCGGAATCGGTCCGGTCGGTGGGGCTGGCATGCACCTCGGCGCCCCAGGTTTCCATCAGAAGTCGGCGATACGGTTTCTGGTTGAAACTCACTTTGACCATATAGACCGTGCATTCCAGTCCGAATAGGCGGCATCCGAACGCCAGCGCCGAGCCCCACTGCCCGGCACCGGTTTCGGTGGCCAGCCGCTTGACTCCCTCTTTCATGTTGTAGTACGCCTGCGGAACCGAGGTATTCGGCTTGTGGCTTCCGGCGGGAGAAACCGATTCATTCTTGAAATAGATCTGCGCCGGTGTACTCAGCGCCTTTTCCAGACGAACCGCTCTTTGAAGCGGAGTCGGACGCCAGATTTTAAATATCTCCCTGACCTCATTGGGAATTTCGATCCACCGCTCCTGGCTCACCTCCTGCATGATCAGCCCCATCGGGAATAAAGGCGCCAGATCATTCGGGCCGATCGGCTGAAGCGTGCCGGGGTGCAGCGGCGGCGGCAGGGGGTGGGGAAGGTCGGGCTGGATATTGTACCATGCCCGAGGAATTTCCTCTTCGCTCAGCATGATTCTTGTCTTGTCCATACCATGACTCCTTATTTTGCATCTAAATTTCTAATTATTCATCAAAAACAAAGGTCGGCTCCTGATAAAACCGGATCGATTTGCTTATTACCATCTTATGAATCGTCTCCTCCAGCCAGTGCCTTTTCTCCTCCAGCGTAAGAGCCGATTTGAGAAACTCCAGCCTGATATTCAGGCCTAATGCACGTTTTGGGAGAAGCACCCGTGTTATTCCCGCCGGAAGTTTCTTGCCGGAATAGACTACTTTCAGCAATTCCTCTTTTTCGAAGGTGCGGAAAATAAAGAGGGTCTGAAATTCCGGATAATTATTTTTCAGGTGAGTCAGATTGGTGTAGCTGACCCGATCGGAGAGGGGCGTGTGAAGATACAGATCGGTTATTTTCTTGAGATACTTTACCTGCTCTATAAGCCCCCCCTCGTGAAAGGCGGAGAAAATCTCCCCATTTTCGAAAGTGAGGGTGCAGAGATAGCCATCCGCTCCCGATTCTTCCACTATCTCACCGTTTTCCTCCCCATCAGGTTTTCTGCCTCCATCGGCAATCCTGACAGCCGGCATTTCACCGATTTTCCGAAGGAAATAATCCTTCCCCAGTTTCTCCACGGCATGGTGCCAGCAGCGAATAGCCAGCCGGTCATCCTCGATATGAACCACCTGAACCGGGATATGATCGAATTTCAGTTTTATCAGTGCCGTGACCCTGTTGGCGCCGTCAAGGACTATGAAGCGGTGGTCGGCGGGGTCCTCGGCCACGATCGGAGGATTTTTTAGGAAGCCCTCGGTCCCCAGACGGTTGACCAGGTTCAGGAGCCGTTCTTCATCGGGGTCCTCATGGAACAAAAGATCTCCAATGGCGACCATTCGGATGTCCGGCAACTCGCCGATTTTCAGATGATTATTACCGTTGTTGTTTTTCAAAATTCGCCTCATCTACATGGTGTCTTGAACCGTACCTGGCCTTGGCCTTCTGCTCCCGAAAAATTGCAAATAAAAAAGGTGGGAATACCAAAATTCAGGTATTCCCACCTGG
Proteins encoded in this window:
- a CDS encoding YfiR family protein, whose protein sequence is YGRTHIFQKYRRIEMKNYIIGLALLLFVTPVFGQQTSEEAALKAAFIIDLLGQVEWPADTVANQITVISVVGQSPLTGELQKLAQQKTAAGRKIEVHVVSAKDNFIRSKIVVIATQDLTELAAVLKALKGLPALTVSDGDGFAGFGVMVDFLKKAPDDKSKLSFAVNKMVLKEAGLKISENLIKQAKKTYG
- a CDS encoding TrpB-like pyridoxal phosphate-dependent enzyme — translated: MDKTRIMLSEEEIPRAWYNIQPDLPHPLPPPLHPGTLQPIGPNDLAPLFPMGLIMQEVSQERWIEIPNEVREIFKIWRPTPLQRAVRLEKALSTPAQIYFKNESVSPAGSHKPNTSVPQAYYNMKEGVKRLATETGAGQWGSALAFGCRLFGLECTVYMVKVSFNQKPYRRLLMETWGAEVHASPTDRTDSGKKILADAPDSPGSLGIAISEAVEDAAKHEDTKYALGSVLNHVLLHQTITGLETKEQFDKAGISPDMMIGCVGGGSNFSGFVFPFVRGNMDGKTSIRLIAVEPTACPTLTKGLYHYDFGDTVGLTPLLMMHTLGHSFVPAAIHAGGLRYHGDAPLLCLLHDEGLIEAVAVRQKEVFDAAVMFARTEGILPAPESAHAIKIAIDEAIKCRELGEKKVIAFLLSGHGHFDLTAYEKYLYGTLEDSDFPEAKVKQILAGLPKV
- a CDS encoding ParB N-terminal domain-containing protein, yielding MKNNNGNNHLKIGELPDIRMVAIGDLLFHEDPDEERLLNLVNRLGTEGFLKNPPIVAEDPADHRFIVLDGANRVTALIKLKFDHIPVQVVHIEDDRLAIRCWHHAVEKLGKDYFLRKIGEMPAVRIADGGRKPDGEENGEIVEESGADGYLCTLTFENGEIFSAFHEGGLIEQVKYLKKITDLYLHTPLSDRVSYTNLTHLKNNYPEFQTLFIFRTFEKEELLKVVYSGKKLPAGITRVLLPKRALGLNIRLEFLKSALTLEEKRHWLEETIHKMVISKSIRFYQEPTFVFDE